From one Montipora capricornis isolate CH-2021 chromosome 10, ASM3666992v2, whole genome shotgun sequence genomic stretch:
- the LOC138019368 gene encoding uncharacterized protein, whose product MALYNQLVAQGKACINPGFRFYQQKFSLQFHNVVRAFKAARLCCPVQVQALRPTAVSVQELKQFSFITDAEVVQLVEELPNYLATADGAAIETEEDKVQWWATHAAALPNWSAAVKKILLVQPSSASAERVFSLLQNAFSKQKEAALEETVETSVMLRYNDNKRT is encoded by the coding sequence ATGGCATTGTACAACCAGTTAGTTGCCCAAGGAAAGGCATGCATCAATCCAGGCTTCCGCTTTTACCAACAGAAATTCAGTTTGCAGTTCCACAATGTTGTTCGTGCATTTAAGGCTGCACGCTTATGTTGCCCAGTACAGGTGCAAGCACTACGTCCAACTGCTGTATCAGTCCAGGAACTAAAGCAATTTAGTTTCATTACTGATGCAGAGGTTGTACAGCTTGTGGAAGAGCTGCCAAACTATCTGGCCACTGCTGATGGTGCAGCCATTGAAACAGAAGAAGACAAAGTACAGTGGTGGGCTACACATGCCGCTGCTCTCCCAAATTGGTCTGCTGCAGTCAAAAAGATCTTGTTGGTGCAGCCTAGTTCAGCATCGGCTGAGCGAGTGTTTAGCCTGCTACAAAATGCATTTAGCAAGCAGAAAGAGGCAGCATTAGAGGAAACAGTGGAAACATCGGTCATGTTACGTTACAATGACAATAAGCGCACATGA